Part of the Flavobacterium sp. KS-LB2 genome is shown below.
GCTGCATCAGTTTTTTTAATTGATTGTTGTGTTCTTTTAAAACGAGTACTACATAACTTCTGTTTGCCGTTAGAATCTCAAAAAAAGTAAAATAGAAACTTAGCATTTTACTTTTCATATCATACGTTTCATATTCTTTGTTTTTGTTCAACAATTCTACCGTCTTTTCGAGAAACATTTTAAAAATCTCTTTCTCGATACTTTCTATAGTTCCAAAAAAGGAGTAGAATTCAGTTTCTGTAAAATCATTCATCTTTGCAAAATGATGCACTGATTTTGGTTTTTCACTATGATCGAGAACGTAGTTCATATACATTGAAACTATTTTGTCCTTTGTTAGTATTGTCTTTTTAGTAGCCATTTTTAGTAAATTTCAAATTAAAGTATAAAGGTAGTAAATGTTTAACGATATATTAATAAAGTTAAACAAAATTTAATATAATTTTATATCATTATAAATCATTAGCTTTACATTATTATGAAAAAAAATGTTTTAATAAGCGGAGGTTCTGGATTTATTGGTAGTCATTTAACAGGTTTATTGATTGCGAATGGGTATTCAGTTTCTATCCTAAGTAGAAATGAAAAACAAAATAAAGGAGACATATTCTATTACAAATGGGATGTTGCCAATCAGACAATAGATGAAAAAGCAGTTTTGAATGCAGATTTTATTATCCACTTAGCAGGTGAAAATATTGCAGAGAAAAGATGGACTGCCAAACGAAAAGCTGAAATTATTGATAGTAGAGAAAAGTCAACTCAGTTGTTGTATGCTGTTTTAAAAAAGAATAATAAAAAGTTGGATGCTTTTATTTCTGCTTCGGCAGTAGGTATTTATGGTGCTATAAATGGGGAGGAAATTTGTTCAGAGGATTCAACTTATGCAAATGATTTTCTGGGGTACACCTGTCAGAAATGGGAAGGCGCTATAGATTTTATTGAAAACCTAAACATTCGCACGGTAAAAATCCGTACTGGATTAGTATTAGGTAAAAATGATGGTTTTCTAAAAAAACTGATTCCTTTGTTTCAATTTAGATTGGGATCTGCATTGGGATCTGGAGAGCAATACATGCCTTGGATTCATGTGGATGACTTGTGTGCCATCTATTTGCAGGCAGTTATGAATCCAAATATTGAAGGTGCTTATAATGCAGCCGTTCTTGATAATACCACTAATTCTATTTTTTCTAAAACCCTAGCACGTATTTTTGGTTATTCTATTTGGTTGCCTAATGTTCCGGCTTTTGTACTAAAATTGGTCATGGGCGAAATGGCCGTAATTGTCTTGACCGGAAGAAGAGTGTCCTCAGATAAAATTGAACAGACGGGTTTTCAATTTCAATTTAAAAATCTGGAAGAAGCGCTACGAAATTGTTTAATGAAATAAATTTATTGT
Proteins encoded:
- a CDS encoding TetR family transcriptional regulator C-terminal domain-containing protein, with protein sequence MATKKTILTKDKIVSMYMNYVLDHSEKPKSVHHFAKMNDFTETEFYSFFGTIESIEKEIFKMFLEKTVELLNKNKEYETYDMKSKMLSFYFTFFEILTANRSYVVLVLKEHNNQLKKLMQLAELRTSFKEYLSGIMSDDFRIQQEKIQKFQEKAFQETSWIQLLLTLKFWLDDSSASFEKTDIYIEKSVKASFELMNIAPLESLIDFGKFIFKEKIYNK
- a CDS encoding TIGR01777 family oxidoreductase, with amino-acid sequence MKKNVLISGGSGFIGSHLTGLLIANGYSVSILSRNEKQNKGDIFYYKWDVANQTIDEKAVLNADFIIHLAGENIAEKRWTAKRKAEIIDSREKSTQLLYAVLKKNNKKLDAFISASAVGIYGAINGEEICSEDSTYANDFLGYTCQKWEGAIDFIENLNIRTVKIRTGLVLGKNDGFLKKLIPLFQFRLGSALGSGEQYMPWIHVDDLCAIYLQAVMNPNIEGAYNAAVLDNTTNSIFSKTLARIFGYSIWLPNVPAFVLKLVMGEMAVIVLTGRRVSSDKIEQTGFQFQFKNLEEALRNCLMK